A region of Moorena producens PAL-8-15-08-1 DNA encodes the following proteins:
- a CDS encoding MBL fold metallo-hydrolase, with product MKEETKALEIVFYGTSGWFDSTSGATNSVGVFVNDRDIVLFDLGTGVRKIDRESVRGKNVTVMLSHLHLDHCYGLHILPMFQPASLTIVIHESLKRYLETLFSFPFVKPRDKLGFPVEIRVAKDTSLNFDNFTIKTQALKHNTPVIGAQLQLENQSICYCVDTILCDSLLSITKDCDILILESCPVGGKKTNGFHLDIEQLKAVLTATHAEKVIITHFGARQYPDTKTKELLFASIKDFHHNIVMAYDGLVIRS from the coding sequence ATGAAAGAGGAGACTAAAGCATTGGAAATCGTCTTTTACGGAACTTCCGGTTGGTTTGACAGCACATCAGGTGCTACTAATTCTGTAGGGGTATTCGTAAATGATAGAGATATTGTTTTGTTCGACTTAGGCACTGGGGTTAGAAAAATAGACAGAGAAAGCGTTCGTGGTAAAAATGTTACTGTTATGCTTTCACACCTACATTTAGACCACTGTTATGGGCTACATATTTTACCGATGTTCCAGCCCGCTTCCTTGACGATTGTTATCCATGAAAGTCTAAAGCGTTATTTGGAGACTTTGTTTTCTTTTCCGTTTGTGAAACCGAGGGATAAACTAGGATTTCCTGTTGAGATTCGAGTGGCTAAAGATACAAGCTTGAATTTCGATAATTTTACCATAAAGACTCAAGCCTTAAAACATAATACTCCAGTGATAGGCGCTCAATTGCAATTAGAAAACCAATCTATTTGTTATTGTGTTGATACCATTTTATGTGATTCTCTATTGAGTATAACTAAGGATTGTGATATTCTCATTCTTGAATCTTGCCCGGTTGGAGGAAAGAAAACAAATGGATTTCATCTTGACATAGAACAACTTAAGGCAGTGCTAACTGCTACTCATGCTGAGAAGGTGATCATAACTCATTTTGGCGCTCGACAGTATCCAGATACTAAAACCAAAGAGTTGCTGTTTGCATCGATAAAAGATTTTCATCACAATATCGTTATGGCTTACGATGGTCTTGTTATCCGAAGTTAA
- a CDS encoding sulfotransferase domain-containing protein codes for MKRDTSKHYIIIGGMKCGTTSLFYSLSKNCPSINASVVKDTKFFVDRDRGGNWERGIDWYLAMFPPLNGIKLEASTHYTKYPDYPGVPARIKQVLKNVKLIYLVRDPLQRSISHFFHNLLVDREKLDINQALSTSRNKYINYSDYALQLSQYYDYFAPEDIVIINIVEEEYREKSLEALKHFLGIETSNPFVLERSNTVKDNFVKADKNIKIAPDIINSSENNIELALKFGLSHDNLIKMIQLCRENAVKFKNYYPFTIDHWLDNYKNYLLY; via the coding sequence ATGAAAAGGGATACAAGCAAACACTATATTATTATTGGTGGGATGAAATGCGGAACAACTTCGCTGTTTTATTCCTTGTCTAAAAACTGCCCATCAATCAACGCCTCGGTGGTGAAGGATACTAAATTTTTTGTGGATAGAGATAGAGGAGGCAACTGGGAAAGAGGTATCGACTGGTATTTAGCAATGTTTCCTCCCTTAAATGGAATAAAGCTGGAAGCTTCTACCCACTATACAAAGTATCCAGACTATCCAGGGGTACCGGCGCGAATCAAGCAAGTCTTGAAAAACGTTAAATTGATTTATCTAGTTCGAGATCCATTACAGCGATCGATTTCTCATTTTTTTCATAACTTGTTAGTCGATAGAGAAAAGTTGGATATCAATCAAGCCCTTTCGACTAGTCGTAATAAATATATTAATTATAGCGATTATGCCCTACAGTTATCTCAGTATTATGATTATTTCGCTCCCGAAGATATTGTGATCATTAATATAGTCGAAGAAGAGTACCGAGAAAAGTCTTTAGAAGCACTAAAGCATTTTTTAGGAATAGAAACAAGTAATCCCTTCGTGCTAGAGCGTAGCAACACTGTTAAAGACAACTTTGTGAAAGCCGATAAAAATATAAAGATCGCTCCAGACATCATTAATTCTTCAGAGAATAATATTGAGCTAGCTTTAAAATTTGGTTTGAGCCATGATAATCTGATAAAAATGATTCAGCTTTGTAGGGAAAATGCCGTAAAGTTTAAAAACTATTATCCATTTACCATAGACCATTGGCTAGACAACTATAAAAATTATTTACTGTATTAA
- a CDS encoding metal ABC transporter ATP-binding protein codes for MLEVHNLGVCYRDTWAICDISFSLQPGQLTGLLGPNGAGKSTMVKAMLGLIPAAKGVVKLAARPLRSQLKRVAYVPQRSQIDWDYPITVWNVVMMGRTVHTGWFRSPSRQSKEIVKNALERVGMFEYRHRQIGELSGGQQQRVFLARALAQQAELLFFDEPFVGIDKKTEDIIFEVFSELKSQDKTLLVISHDLGETLAHYDQLLLLNKQLIAVGSRAQVLTPENLSKAYGKVMSLAAA; via the coding sequence ATGTTAGAAGTCCATAACCTAGGAGTCTGTTACCGAGACACTTGGGCTATTTGTGATATATCCTTCTCCCTCCAGCCAGGACAATTAACTGGCTTACTGGGGCCCAATGGTGCTGGTAAAAGTACTATGGTGAAGGCGATGCTGGGACTGATTCCAGCAGCGAAGGGGGTAGTGAAATTGGCAGCCCGTCCCCTCCGGAGTCAATTAAAACGAGTCGCTTATGTTCCTCAGCGATCGCAAATTGATTGGGATTATCCGATTACGGTATGGAATGTAGTCATGATGGGTCGTACAGTCCACACCGGTTGGTTTAGGTCTCCTAGTCGCCAATCTAAGGAAATTGTTAAGAATGCGTTAGAACGGGTGGGCATGTTCGAGTATCGCCACCGTCAAATTGGCGAACTCTCTGGTGGACAGCAGCAGCGGGTATTTTTAGCGCGGGCCCTAGCTCAACAAGCGGAGTTATTATTTTTTGATGAGCCATTTGTGGGCATCGACAAAAAGACAGAAGACATTATTTTTGAGGTTTTTAGTGAACTTAAATCCCAAGACAAAACGTTACTAGTGATCAGCCATGACTTAGGAGAAACCTTAGCTCATTATGATCAACTCCTCTTATTGAATAAGCAACTGATTGCTGTGGGTTCAAGGGCCCAAGTGCTGACACCAGAAAACCTGAGCAAGGCTTATGGTAAGGTGATGAGTTTGGCCGCAGCTTGA
- a CDS encoding metal ABC transporter permease, giving the protein MNWLIEPLGFEFMRNAIATAVLLGILGAVVGSYLIVQQMSLISSVIAHAVLPGLSIAFFLGINISIGAFIAGVLSALVVAVIPQRTRVKVDAAMALTFSSFLGLGVILITVLKTNQLDLENILFGDILGVRPGDVWQTLVITGVILLLTKLFYKELLFYTFDPLGAQASGLPVKLIYFGLILAITLTIVASMQTVGVLLVISMLIGPATTAYLLVKELHHMMGLGSMIGIFYSVSGMYISYYFNWPSGPAIVMVIFGLFFLAFLFSPSQGILTEPAVARRQAKLLTLLKELLRSNRG; this is encoded by the coding sequence ATGAATTGGCTGATTGAGCCCCTAGGTTTTGAATTTATGCGGAATGCGATCGCAACGGCTGTGCTGTTGGGGATATTAGGCGCAGTGGTAGGCAGCTACTTAATTGTACAACAAATGAGCCTGATTAGTAGTGTGATTGCCCATGCGGTTTTACCTGGTCTCTCAATCGCATTTTTTTTAGGAATAAATATCTCTATTGGTGCCTTTATTGCAGGTGTCCTTAGCGCTTTAGTTGTAGCGGTGATTCCTCAGCGTACGCGAGTCAAAGTGGATGCAGCAATGGCGTTGACTTTCAGCAGTTTTTTAGGTTTGGGAGTGATACTAATTACGGTGCTGAAAACTAACCAACTTGACTTAGAAAATATTCTTTTTGGTGACATCTTAGGGGTGAGACCAGGAGATGTCTGGCAAACCCTGGTGATTACAGGAGTAATTTTACTTTTAACAAAGTTGTTCTATAAAGAGCTATTATTCTATACCTTTGACCCTTTAGGAGCGCAAGCTAGCGGTTTACCGGTCAAACTAATTTATTTCGGGTTAATCTTAGCGATTACTCTCACCATTGTGGCCAGTATGCAGACGGTAGGGGTGTTGCTGGTTATTTCTATGTTAATCGGACCCGCGACTACGGCTTATTTATTAGTAAAAGAATTACATCACATGATGGGTTTAGGCTCAATGATTGGAATTTTTTATAGTGTCAGTGGCATGTATATAAGCTACTATTTTAATTGGCCATCAGGCCCCGCTATTGTAATGGTAATCTTTGGCTTATTTTTCCTGGCATTTTTGTTTAGCCCAAGCCAAGGGATTCTCACGGAGCCAGCTGTCGCACGTCGCCAGGCTAAGTTATTGACTTTGCTGAAGGAATTATTGAGATCGAATCGAGGGTAA
- a CDS encoding metal ABC transporter solute-binding protein, Zn/Mn family, with translation MLKPLPVKFRTLLASGALAFGVALGGCSESSETSSREKPLVVASYSVLCDLTTEIAQDTIDMTCLIEPGQDPHTYKATTLARQSLEQAQLVLYGGYDFEPEVIKLVQATNTPAPKIAVHDQAVPSPIMAEAHHHHDHEQEKDDHKDDHDDDHDHDHDDDHDDDHDHDHDHDHEEEKTGSAHSDEELEPDPHVWHNVQNAIKMVEVIRSQLAALNPDDQELYAKNAKQLTTNLEQLDAWVKAQVATIPKGQRQLITTHDALGYYINAYGFSDSDALQGLSAEEAPTAARVKELVQKIKKSKVPTIFAEVTTNDKVIGTVAREAKVKLSDQKLFADGLGEKGSDTGTYIGMITSNTCAIVDGLGGNCSSFDGKAAK, from the coding sequence ATGCTGAAACCCTTACCAGTTAAATTTCGGACGCTCTTAGCTAGTGGTGCTCTCGCCTTTGGGGTAGCACTAGGTGGTTGTAGTGAAAGCAGCGAAACCTCATCAAGGGAGAAGCCACTAGTGGTAGCATCCTACAGTGTGCTTTGTGACTTAACAACAGAAATTGCCCAAGATACCATTGATATGACCTGTCTGATTGAACCAGGTCAAGACCCTCATACCTACAAAGCTACCACCTTAGCTCGCCAATCCCTAGAGCAAGCTCAACTAGTTCTATACGGTGGCTACGACTTTGAACCAGAAGTTATTAAATTAGTTCAAGCCACTAATACACCAGCTCCTAAAATAGCGGTGCATGATCAAGCTGTGCCTAGTCCAATTATGGCGGAAGCACATCACCACCATGATCATGAGCAAGAAAAGGATGACCATAAGGATGACCATGATGATGACCATGACCATGACCATGATGATGACCATGATGATGACCATGACCATGACCATGACCATGACCATGAGGAAGAAAAGACAGGATCCGCTCACAGTGATGAGGAACTAGAGCCCGACCCCCATGTTTGGCATAATGTCCAAAATGCTATCAAGATGGTGGAAGTAATTCGTAGCCAACTGGCAGCACTTAACCCAGATGATCAGGAATTGTATGCTAAGAATGCCAAACAGCTAACCACTAACCTGGAACAGTTGGATGCTTGGGTAAAAGCACAAGTTGCAACTATACCCAAAGGGCAACGCCAACTAATTACTACCCATGATGCCCTAGGGTACTACATTAACGCTTACGGTTTTTCTGATTCTGATGCGTTGCAAGGGCTTAGCGCAGAAGAAGCACCGACAGCAGCACGGGTGAAAGAACTGGTACAGAAGATTAAGAAAAGTAAGGTACCAACAATTTTCGCCGAAGTAACAACAAATGATAAGGTTATTGGCACTGTCGCCAGAGAAGCAAAGGTTAAACTCTCAGACCAAAAGTTATTTGCAGATGGTCTAGGAGAAAAAGGGAGTGATACTGGAACTTATATTGGCATGATTACTAGCAATACCTGTGCCATTGTGGATGGGTTAGGGGGAAATTGTTCTTCTTTTGATGGCAAAGCTGCTAAATGA
- a CDS encoding sulfotransferase domain-containing protein: protein MVIAPKIVYYPDVTLDNLDAGVIVAYPLPDETHAYYAVPNFLIIGAQKCGTREMHTWLDQHPNLKGAPEECHFFDEVIDLKTEWIRYLLNPAYLLSRDKEQLLSRCIYTFEKTPAYLDKWNRSVPIPELVRGMMPSGKFIVLLRNPTTRAYSAYQMGRAEQDVIGAIPEYVDTDFVSLIKRRLSASQPDPYDRLLSVGHYALHIETWLKYFSREQLWVVLLEDFQRSPFEVMDEILTFIKLAPFDYRALAEQNSRGLWVLRGQASKGNAQPYEPIPQEAKALLDEYYAPWNKKLRQLMPELDIKW, encoded by the coding sequence ATGGTGATTGCCCCAAAAATAGTCTATTATCCTGATGTTACCCTTGACAATCTAGATGCGGGAGTTATTGTCGCTTATCCATTGCCCGATGAAACCCATGCTTATTATGCAGTCCCAAATTTCCTGATTATTGGCGCGCAGAAATGCGGCACTCGCGAAATGCATACCTGGCTCGATCAGCATCCCAATCTTAAAGGTGCCCCTGAAGAGTGCCATTTTTTTGATGAAGTAATAGATCTTAAAACTGAATGGATACGCTATCTACTCAATCCTGCTTATTTACTGTCAAGAGACAAGGAGCAGTTGTTGTCTCGTTGTATCTATACATTTGAAAAAACACCAGCTTACTTAGACAAATGGAATCGAAGTGTGCCTATTCCCGAACTGGTTCGTGGAATGATGCCCTCTGGAAAATTCATTGTTTTATTGAGAAATCCAACAACACGGGCTTACTCAGCTTATCAAATGGGAAGGGCAGAACAAGACGTGATAGGAGCCATTCCTGAATATGTCGATACTGATTTTGTCTCTTTGATTAAAAGACGATTGTCAGCAAGCCAACCCGATCCCTACGATCGCCTGCTAAGCGTAGGGCACTATGCCTTGCATATAGAAACGTGGTTGAAATATTTTTCGCGAGAACAGCTATGGGTTGTGCTATTAGAAGATTTTCAGCGATCGCCTTTTGAAGTGATGGATGAAATCCTGACATTTATAAAATTGGCTCCCTTTGATTACCGAGCGTTGGCTGAACAAAATTCCCGTGGCTTGTGGGTGCTTCGAGGCCAAGCCTCAAAAGGAAATGCTCAGCCCTACGAACCAATTCCACAGGAAGCAAAAGCATTATTAGATGAGTATTATGCTCCTTGGAATAAAAAACTGAGGCAATTAATGCCAGAACTTGATATTAAATGGTGA
- a CDS encoding AAA family ATPase, whose protein sequence is MVEKLTVKNFAGIDELEIEVKRINIVIGPQASGKSVCAKLLFYFKNFVWKILYTVENQQTKRQLESS, encoded by the coding sequence ATGGTTGAAAAACTTACAGTTAAAAATTTTGCTGGTATCGACGAACTAGAGATTGAGGTTAAACGAATCAATATCGTGATTGGACCTCAAGCTAGTGGAAAAAGTGTATGTGCTAAACTTCTTTTTTACTTTAAAAACTTTGTTTGGAAAATTTTATATACAGTAGAAAATCAACAAACAAAGCGTCAACTAGAGTCAAGTTAA
- a CDS encoding DUF6972 family protein, with translation MSGIDREIFLDSRHIAKHLPGTPQVQRLLRRGRSAHVFNNQATMERVAQAIIETGEFTGVIRGYERYGLFFADSIGYRISPDGSPSTPLFYGEVKIDGKNQYHVIPRTRPSQ, from the coding sequence ATGAGTGGCATCGATCGTGAGATTTTTCTGGATTCTAGACACATTGCCAAGCATCTACCTGGCACACCACAAGTACAGCGGTTACTCAGGCGAGGCCGATCGGCTCATGTTTTTAACAATCAAGCCACAATGGAAAGAGTTGCTCAAGCCATCATAGAGACAGGAGAGTTTACCGGAGTCATACGAGGATATGAGCGTTACGGTTTGTTCTTCGCTGATTCAATTGGTTACAGAATCAGCCCCGATGGTAGCCCAAGCACTCCCTTGTTTTATGGAGAGGTGAAGATTGATGGAAAAAACCAATACCATGTTATTCCCCGTACTCGACCCAGCCAATAG
- a CDS encoding AAA family ATPase, with translation MSYSEFFKKELLELRKGLKKISGKSSDKITQVELVERFLFSREILREQLTKFLSSSVCDEAAYTQLFIPAGRSFFANLQSSIFSLISNKSVIDPFLIEFGSTYETIKRLNVRIIKETEDINKKEINDEIDRLVKKVLCGEHIQEKGEDFVKMADGRRISIANSSSGQQATFPLTIMLSALPFSVYDRSAGQTVYIEEPEAHLFPSAQRNMVELIACVFNSDPQKQKLQFFITTHSPYVLTAINNLIQAGMLYEESSQDTLPKLEKIVPSYKALSTSDLSAYVLENGKAENILDNDTGLINANVIDGVSDQLAIEFDKLLDLA, from the coding sequence ATTAGTTACTCAGAATTTTTTAAAAAAGAACTATTAGAATTACGCAAAGGGCTGAAAAAAATTAGCGGAAAAAGCTCTGACAAAATTACTCAAGTGGAGCTGGTTGAAAGATTTTTGTTCAGTAGGGAAATTCTAAGAGAACAGTTGACAAAATTTTTGAGTAGTTCAGTATGTGATGAGGCAGCTTATACCCAGCTTTTTATTCCTGCTGGTCGCTCTTTCTTTGCGAATCTCCAAAGTAGTATATTTTCTTTGATTTCTAATAAGAGTGTTATCGATCCATTTCTGATCGAGTTTGGTTCCACTTACGAAACTATAAAACGTTTGAATGTGAGAATCATCAAAGAAACTGAAGATATCAACAAAAAAGAGATAAACGATGAAATCGACAGGCTTGTTAAAAAAGTGTTATGTGGGGAACACATACAGGAAAAAGGCGAAGATTTTGTGAAGATGGCAGATGGAAGACGGATTAGTATTGCCAACTCTTCTTCTGGTCAGCAAGCAACATTTCCCCTGACGATTATGCTTTCAGCACTACCTTTTTCAGTTTATGACCGTTCGGCTGGACAAACTGTTTATATTGAGGAACCAGAAGCTCATCTATTTCCAAGCGCACAACGAAACATGGTTGAGTTAATCGCCTGTGTTTTTAATTCTGATCCGCAAAAGCAAAAACTTCAATTCTTTATCACCACCCATAGTCCTTACGTCCTAACTGCAATCAATAATCTGATTCAAGCTGGTATGCTCTATGAAGAATCTAGCCAGGATACCTTACCTAAATTAGAAAAAATTGTTCCTAGCTATAAAGCCCTGAGTACGTCTGATTTATCAGCCTATGTCCTAGAAAATGGCAAGGCTGAAAATATTTTAGACAATGATACAGGTCTGATCAATGCCAATGTTATTGACGGTGTTTCTGATCAGCTAGCTATTGAGTTTGATAAACTTTTGGACTTAGCTTGA
- a CDS encoding DUF2656 domain-containing protein yields the protein MTDSQTGRMLLSHNFELSDDSFPELNREEFTQVFAEGLSNYPSLKCRKLDHPHWMVEILFPTQEFTAPQVGELCAQALDEKRISQKKGDFMPDILILGGLKKTPPLSNAPDTLQTGEWGVDVVETTSAEQFLTALGWEEKTAGKTIDNVFKIEKRNNAAS from the coding sequence ATGACTGACTCTCAAACTGGTCGGATGTTGCTTTCCCATAACTTTGAACTATCAGACGATAGTTTCCCTGAACTAAACCGGGAAGAATTTACTCAGGTATTTGCTGAAGGATTAAGTAACTATCCATCCTTAAAGTGTCGTAAATTAGATCATCCCCATTGGATGGTTGAGATTTTATTCCCTACTCAAGAGTTTACAGCACCTCAAGTTGGAGAATTGTGCGCTCAAGCTCTAGACGAGAAGAGGATTAGTCAAAAAAAGGGAGATTTTATGCCAGATATCTTAATATTAGGAGGTTTAAAGAAAACTCCACCCTTAAGTAATGCTCCTGATACTCTCCAAACCGGAGAATGGGGAGTTGATGTTGTAGAAACAACCTCAGCAGAGCAATTTTTAACAGCCCTAGGATGGGAGGAAAAAACAGCTGGTAAAACCATCGACAATGTTTTCAAGATTGAAAAAAGGAATAATGCTGCATCCTAA
- a CDS encoding DNA adenine methylase — translation MEQDQKTPSTAAVWQVILGGGAEWLAETIVNFNLTPQSAKQAIDSANESLESLAFATIVKNRVNRGGILADGASFMKNGENGKGITSRWYPDTLKKRILSIDKIRKKIEFIAGDGVEVCEQNYHRNDAIYFIDPPYLKAGRRLYRYSTVDHEAVFKLASQLEGDFLMSYDNTEEIRDIASRYEFAVQPIAMKNTHHAEKTELLIGRNLDWFLG, via the coding sequence ATGGAGCAAGACCAAAAAACCCCCTCAACTGCAGCTGTATGGCAGGTCATTTTAGGTGGTGGTGCCGAATGGCTAGCGGAAACTATTGTCAACTTTAATTTAACTCCACAGAGTGCCAAGCAAGCGATTGATTCTGCTAATGAATCTCTGGAATCTCTCGCTTTCGCAACAATAGTGAAAAATCGCGTTAATCGTGGTGGAATTCTGGCTGATGGTGCTAGCTTTATGAAAAATGGGGAAAATGGGAAAGGAATCACCTCACGCTGGTATCCTGATACTCTGAAAAAGCGTATACTTTCTATTGATAAAATCAGAAAAAAAATTGAATTTATTGCTGGGGATGGAGTTGAGGTTTGTGAGCAAAATTATCACCGCAACGATGCTATTTATTTCATTGATCCACCTTATCTAAAAGCTGGGCGCAGGCTCTATCGATATTCAACAGTTGATCATGAAGCTGTATTTAAACTTGCTAGCCAATTGGAAGGCGATTTTTTGATGAGCTATGACAATACAGAAGAAATAAGGGATATAGCAAGTCGCTATGAATTTGCTGTACAACCTATTGCTATGAAAAACACTCATCATGCTGAGAAGACAGAATTGTTGATTGGCCGAAATTTGGATTGGTTTTTAGGGTAG
- a CDS encoding alpha/beta hydrolase family protein, producing MVIRAIFQSTKVEDASSPYDTIHLKVFYPALMSGSDQEQNMGIVPADPQQSPFKVVIFFNGINCSPEVYQWLAIKLAERGLVVVTFSWVAENLPGIVGLTPGVDIAMLNPNTYGSAPTASALPSLLVALEELQLNGVLAGLLDLKQIILGGHSAGGRVAIESANPRFFPQIVASFAYGAHTAGGKQLGYPSGTILPLPDALPLMLIGGTCDGVIANSSHRYGVTWEQATTPVLRTFREAISAGRDDSYLLLLEGANHFSIAYPSDSTTGRPFLDYPASQPEDLLRNLLAETIGLFIDAHVSHQPQALSAINKYLSSENPLIASFERK from the coding sequence ATGGTTATTCGAGCAATTTTTCAGTCTACCAAAGTAGAAGATGCTTCCTCTCCATATGACACCATTCATTTGAAAGTTTTCTATCCAGCCCTGATGTCAGGCAGCGATCAGGAACAAAATATGGGTATTGTTCCTGCTGATCCTCAGCAGTCTCCCTTCAAAGTCGTCATTTTCTTTAATGGCATAAACTGTAGTCCTGAAGTATATCAGTGGCTTGCTATTAAGTTGGCAGAACGTGGGCTTGTGGTTGTCACTTTCTCCTGGGTTGCCGAAAACTTACCTGGTATAGTAGGTCTGACTCCAGGTGTTGACATCGCAATGTTGAATCCAAACACCTATGGTTCAGCTCCAACAGCCTCTGCTTTACCAAGCCTATTGGTAGCATTAGAGGAATTACAACTTAACGGAGTTCTAGCTGGCCTGCTTGATTTAAAACAGATCATTCTAGGAGGACACTCCGCTGGGGGCAGAGTTGCAATTGAAAGTGCAAATCCACGCTTCTTTCCACAAATTGTGGCTTCTTTTGCCTATGGTGCACATACAGCAGGAGGGAAGCAACTAGGATATCCATCGGGCACAATCTTGCCTTTACCTGATGCTTTACCATTAATGCTGATTGGAGGAACCTGTGATGGAGTTATTGCCAACAGCAGCCACCGCTATGGAGTGACTTGGGAACAAGCAACCACTCCAGTGTTACGCACTTTTAGGGAAGCGATCTCAGCAGGCAGAGACGATAGTTATCTGCTACTTCTAGAGGGAGCCAATCATTTCTCTATTGCTTATCCATCTGATTCCACGACTGGTAGACCTTTCCTAGACTATCCAGCATCTCAACCGGAAGACCTACTACGGAATTTGCTAGCAGAAACAATTGGTTTATTCATTGATGCTCATGTTTCCCATCAACCTCAAGCTTTGTCAGCAATCAATAAATACTTAAGTTCTGAGAACCCTTTGATTGCCTCCTTTGAGCGGAAGTAA
- a CDS encoding MFS transporter — MLNQKERSQNQKLLIASNIAIIPLMTSFGAIDASLLQLYATSILGLQESQIGFAIGLPSLLIPLQISGIYFVKRWGSQTTLMIGFALLFLLLPLMLIVPIVYGKNKLFGFGFFCIIILFMNIVHNTTKGVAFQPIILESTLPEERGWFFGKMRLTVHGFNLLFFAILSVTLGEKLALHDYAYIVVLLMMYCLVAGLITYKIKIYETSQSPYKINQNFLDDIREIFSNKKYRLLITILTLCFLSSLPLFVTYLAIGLQLNANYISQLITLNIVGTLTGIAIWGRLIDRIGFMRTIYIIVLMLATVGVLWLFVQPIELSYGWWQFSSLSLVLIAIITGFLQSGLKMALLVGVHNTATERSAVTALAFFNSTGMILGNLVPFFVGFYLNFTLGVWRFSLGAINIDSYQMIGLLSALLCLLSAVMCYRNRQLMI; from the coding sequence ATGCTTAATCAAAAAGAACGCTCTCAGAATCAAAAACTTTTGATTGCGTCGAATATTGCAATTATCCCTCTTATGACCAGTTTTGGTGCTATTGATGCCAGCTTACTTCAGTTATACGCAACCAGTATCCTCGGTTTGCAAGAAAGTCAAATCGGTTTTGCCATTGGTTTACCTTCCTTACTTATACCGCTACAGATTTCAGGTATTTATTTTGTAAAACGTTGGGGTAGTCAAACTACTCTGATGATTGGTTTTGCTTTACTATTTTTACTGCTACCATTAATGCTGATTGTGCCTATAGTGTATGGAAAAAATAAACTCTTTGGTTTTGGGTTTTTTTGTATTATTATTTTGTTTATGAATATCGTTCATAATACTACAAAAGGAGTAGCTTTTCAACCCATAATTCTGGAATCTACGCTTCCAGAAGAGCGTGGATGGTTTTTTGGTAAAATGCGACTGACTGTGCATGGGTTTAATTTACTTTTTTTTGCTATTCTTTCTGTGACGCTAGGAGAAAAATTAGCACTTCATGATTACGCATATATAGTTGTTTTGCTGATGATGTACTGTTTAGTTGCAGGACTCATAACTTATAAAATCAAAATTTATGAAACTAGTCAATCTCCCTATAAAATCAACCAGAATTTTTTAGATGATATCCGCGAAATATTTTCCAATAAAAAATACCGTTTATTAATAACTATTTTGACTTTATGTTTTCTTTCTTCTTTGCCCCTGTTTGTCACCTATTTAGCAATTGGGTTACAGCTTAATGCCAATTATATTTCCCAGTTAATTACATTAAATATAGTAGGAACTCTGACTGGGATAGCAATTTGGGGGCGACTCATAGATCGCATTGGCTTTATGCGTACCATATATATTATCGTCTTAATGCTGGCAACTGTCGGAGTGCTATGGTTATTTGTGCAACCTATTGAATTGTCCTATGGTTGGTGGCAGTTTTCATCTCTCAGCCTGGTCTTAATTGCTATTATTACTGGTTTTTTACAATCGGGATTGAAAATGGCATTGCTCGTTGGGGTACACAATACTGCCACGGAGCGATCGGCAGTTACAGCATTGGCTTTCTTCAATAGTACCGGAATGATTCTGGGCAATCTAGTACCCTTCTTTGTTGGATTTTATTTAAATTTTACATTAGGAGTATGGAGATTTTCTCTGGGTGCTATTAATATTGACAGTTATCAAATGATTGGTTTATTGAGCGCTTTATTGTGTTTGCTGAGTGCAGTGATGTGTTACCGCAACCGTCAGCTGATGATATAA